A window from Culex pipiens pallens isolate TS chromosome 3, TS_CPP_V2, whole genome shotgun sequence encodes these proteins:
- the LOC120416134 gene encoding uncharacterized protein LOC120416134 isoform X1: protein METSRNEDKIVLEHSHFHHDCTVRDVIVSTVAKKTVGSPSSSSTSEGETSSPVTSRDTLQQKLVREFPGGRGGRTKARTLYKRIYRPRRSIRSARKICYKTTVENWRPGGMSIKCPACQSCRIPVVRSHQQHETRSSFCASLLLCCWTFFCLPCCFPQPKREYLHCSTCNAFLAMYDYEENCVEPNFDLFEGG from the coding sequence ATGGAAACGAGCAGAAATGAAGACAAAATTGTGCTAGAGCACAGCCACTTTCATCACGACTGCACGGTGCGAGATGTGATCGTTTCCACCGTTGCCAAAAAAACGGTAGGATCCCCTTCAAGCTCGTCAACCTCCGAAGGAGAAACTTCATCACCAGTAACCAGCAGGGACACATTACAGCAGAAGCTCGTCCGAGAATTTCCCGGAGGCCGTGGCGGAAGAACCAAAGCCAGAACCCTTTACAAGAGAATCTACCGGCCACGACGGTCGATCCGGTCTGCTCGCAAGATTTGCTACAAGACCACGGTGGAGAATTGGCGTCCCGGTGGAATGAGTATCAAGTGCCCTGCCTGCCAGTCATGCCGAATTCCTGTGGTCCGATCGCACCAACAACACGAAACACGGTCCTCATTTTGTGCGTCGTTACTGCTTTGCTGTTGGACATTCTTCTGTCTGCCCTGTTGCTTCCCCCAACCCAAACGCGAATACCTGCACTGTTCAACCTGTAATGCGTTCCTGGCAATGTACGACTACGAGGAGAACTGCGTTGAACCAAATTTTGACCTGTTTGAGGGAGGATGA
- the LOC120416135 gene encoding serine/threonine-protein kinase Tor-like, producing the protein MDGSPRETKQMMMNMFVFAKLLWLKSPSTDDWLERRSIGLGDRFPLNLAILGGHIDA; encoded by the exons ATGGACGGATCACCGCGGGAAACTAAACAGATGATGATGAATATGTTTGTGTTTGCGAAACTACTCTGGCTGAAGAGTCCCTCAACGGATGATTGGCTCGAACGTCGGAGCATTGGTTTGGGCGATCGTTTTCCGTTAAACCTGGCGATTCTTGGAG GTCACATTGACGCGTGA
- the LOC120416134 gene encoding uncharacterized protein LOC120416134 isoform X2, which translates to METSRNEDKIVLEHSHFHHDCTVRDVIVSTVAKKTQKLVREFPGGRGGRTKARTLYKRIYRPRRSIRSARKICYKTTVENWRPGGMSIKCPACQSCRIPVVRSHQQHETRSSFCASLLLCCWTFFCLPCCFPQPKREYLHCSTCNAFLAMYDYEENCVEPNFDLFEGG; encoded by the exons ATGGAAACGAGCAGAAATGAAGACAAAATTGTGCTAGAGCACAGCCACTTTCATCACGACTGCACGGTGCGAGATGTGATCGTTTCCACCGTTGCCAAAAAAACG CAGAAGCTCGTCCGAGAATTTCCCGGAGGCCGTGGCGGAAGAACCAAAGCCAGAACCCTTTACAAGAGAATCTACCGGCCACGACGGTCGATCCGGTCTGCTCGCAAGATTTGCTACAAGACCACGGTGGAGAATTGGCGTCCCGGTGGAATGAGTATCAAGTGCCCTGCCTGCCAGTCATGCCGAATTCCTGTGGTCCGATCGCACCAACAACACGAAACACGGTCCTCATTTTGTGCGTCGTTACTGCTTTGCTGTTGGACATTCTTCTGTCTGCCCTGTTGCTTCCCCCAACCCAAACGCGAATACCTGCACTGTTCAACCTGTAATGCGTTCCTGGCAATGTACGACTACGAGGAGAACTGCGTTGAACCAAATTTTGACCTGTTTGAGGGAGGATGA